The sequence below is a genomic window from Dictyostelium discoideum AX4 chromosome 5 chromosome, whole genome shotgun sequence.
ATTGCATTCTCCATGATATTAGAGTATTGAATTGGTCTTTTATCGCGTGGGTCTGTATAAcaaattgttgttggttgTGACATTCCAGTTTCAtttatgaaattataaagattGGTTTGGCAATCTCTTGTTCTCTCATATTCATCacgatcaacaacaaatgcccatttaatattattcaattgacgtttattatcatttggtAAATTCTTTGGTGCACTTAAAACATAACCATCAACTTTTAAAGCTGGTTGATATGTAATTCCCCATGGttctaatgattttgaaacttttggattattattaatatctgaaataaaattactcAATGTTTGATATCTTTGACTTGGATCAAAATTTGAATGTTTTGCTAATTCAGCCAtaagtttaaaatttttacgcatctaaataatagtatttatattaatatgtttaaattaattaataagaataaaaaataaaaagaacaAACTTACATGATCACTTAATCCAgttaaaaatgttaattcTGGAATTAAAAAGATAGTTTGTTTAATACCTCTGAATTTAACTtcagattttaataatggttgACGATAATCTGTAATTTTATGATTTGGATAATTTCTTTGATAATATTGTAAAAATGTTGTTGTACCATCCATTTTATCATTAACTCCACTTGACCAAGAAATATTAGAGATACGAtaggttttattattataacgagttaatacaattgaatttataatttcatcaaaaCATCTATCTTTGTCATATCTAAGGTATTTAATTCTATCTAATACAGTTTCAGATCTAACAACTTTTGAACTTGTATCTGCTAATAACATTGTACCAGATTCTGTTGAAACTACAGATGTACTAAAACCTTTCCAAACTTCAAGTAAATaatcttcaaatttaattttatttattggtgAATAGTAATTTCTACCAATAAGTGAAAATCCCATTTTTCTCATAttctatatttataataaaaaaaaaaaaaaataaaaaattattaattattaaatttaaaagaaataaaaaataaaaaaacaaaaaaaataaacttacattttttgtaataatattaaaaaattgagaATTAACAGATGATTTATCCCTATGGTTAACTTCTTTTACTTTtctaataaatatttgaacaccatcaattgattgtgaattaatattgatattaatcggagaatataaaattgaatcaccatcatagaaataaaattcttttgatATGTTATTTAATGAAAGTAATTCTCTAATTAATTTACGTCTCTTGTCAAAAGTAACTTGTGGTGGATTAAAATCAATACGAAATTCTAGTGATTTCCTATCTGAAATAACAATTGGAaagaaatttgaaattaaagaaatttgtTTACCTTGAACAGTTCTTGATTTTGCTGTAACAATTGCAACATTTTCAATGTCAGAATCTTTAACCATATCTCTTCTTGAAATTCTTGGAACTAATagatttgtatttgttgtatttgttgttgtagttgttgtagttgttgttgttgttgttgtttcagGTGTTTGAGGTTGTGTGATTGGTTTTACTTCTTGAAATTGTTCTTCAAGTGGGATACTGTTATTTTGTTTTCCCCAAGCATTTTGAGTTTGTCTTGGTTGGAAatattgttgtggttgttgtggttgttgtagttgttgtttttgttgttgtggttgttgtggttgttgtggttgttgtggttgttgtttttgttgttgtttttgttgttgttttttttgttgtggttgttgtggttgttgtttttgttgttgttgcggtggttgttgttgataattattattattggttctTTGTTTCAATGGTGATTGACTTCTATCAATTTCTTGATGAGATTTTGGTTCACCATTGAAtcctttttgtttttttgggatcattttaatttggaaatattaaaatattaattaatgaaaatattatgtatttgtttaaaagataaataggtatttaaaaaatttatattgttatagcaaaaaaaaaaaaaaaaaaaaaaaataaaattaaaatattattttaattaaaaaaaaaaaaaaaatgggttaGGAATTTgtgagaaaaaaataataaataaataaaaagaaaatattattttaattaaaaaaaaaaaacaaaaatacaaaataaaataaaatttaaattaaaaataaaaaaataaataaaaaaaaaaaatgtgaaaAGATTTAaccacttaaaaaaaaaatttccaaaaaaatatcttgttTGAcaacattaattttaaaaaaaaaaaaataataataattccaaGCCCAAAATGCTTAAAAGATTAAGTTTGTAAAATATCTTCtaaaaccattaaaaaaataaggatttgattaattttttttaaaaaaaaaaattttaaatttaaacaagttattatttttgtttccAAAActgatgatattttaaaaaaagattttttttttttttttttattatttgattatttatattttttttttttttttttttataaatttttatttatattattacaaaattaattatgaattaattttttgaatacTACTTGAATCGATATCaatattagaattattaatattatcattttttggaTATTTACCTTCAACACCCATTTTATAcatttcataattttttaatttaatttgatcatAATGATATGTAATACATTCATGTGCTTGAGTATCAAGCCAACCACCTTTATCTTTAATCAATAATCTTGTAATAACTCTTGAACAAATTGCACCAACTATTGTAATCAAAACTGTAATATATGAACCAATGTCTGAAAGAATTCTAATTGCAAGTTCAAAATTTGATTCAGTTTTTTCTGTTATCACTGCAAcatcattaaaataaattgaataagATAAAGTAAATGCTCTTGCAACACTTTGTTTAATTTGCCTTGAGTTACTAGTTGCAACAGAATTAATAAACACTTCTTTTTCATCACcaaatgtttttattattttttttgatgttcCCAATGTAAATTGTTGTGATGAATCTGAATAATATTTATCATCTCCAAACCATACGGAAATTGGGAAAGATGGAACTCCAAGATCAAAATAACCAGCAACTACATTTatctaaaaaatttattttataaaattttcattattattattttatttattattatttattttttattatttttaaaaataaatattttacctCTAAAAACTCTTTTTCTCCCAAAGCCATTTCATCAGTTGAATAATAACCAACGAAATCTGGTGATATTAAAACAAAGGTGGAATTAATTGCATATGCACAATCAAGATCCCCAACtagtaatttattattattaacacaaTTTACCAATTGCTCCATAACATAATTACCCTTTTCATCGTAATAATATCTATTAAAAATTAcagaatataaaaaaaataatgaaatttcataggtattaaaaataacataaAAATGAGGAGGctataaatttattagtatttttttttttttttttttttaaaataataacaaaaaaatgatttaaaacccacatttattttttcttgaTAATCTGCAGTTATTGAAACAACTCTATTTGTTATATTCCTTTCAATGATAAAGTAACAAATTACAGTAAAACTTAAAACCAAGAGAATATgttcaaaaatttttattctatatttttttaagcttactttatcatcatttggAATACCAAAAATTCTATTGAACaccattttataatatttttatttataattttgatgtcttaaaaatttattttaagtaaaaaaaaaaaaaaaaaaaaaaaaaattaaatcaaaaaaaaaaaaaaaaaaaagaaaaaaaaattaaaatatctttgtAAAGAGAGTAttcataattttttcaagttgatgaaaacttaaaaaaaaaaaaaaaaaaaattttaaaataaatttacaaagatatttttagaaGATcaattttgttatttttttttttttgattaacgcatttttaattttttttttttttttttttttaattttttttttttttatataaacaaaataaaaaatacaatggGTAGATTTCttacaaattattataataaagtttttaattcaCCTAAAAATTTCGACGATATAtcttcaaaaaaaacaagaaacTTTTTAATGTTGTTATGTTTTTTGGGTATAATtctttggattattattattattgtagtAGTAAAAGATTCATTAAATAGATTAACTTTTATGAccaatgaaattgaaaatcaaattattgtaaaattaataagatttaaaaaaaaaaaaaaaaaaaaaaaaaaaaaaaaaaaaattcctaatattttatttattacaaatagattccaaatttaatttttacattttataaaaatgtttCACAATATGCAATTAATTCTCCTTCAGGTGAAGTTATTCCAAGTAATATAGAATTTTCAAATGGTTATTTTTGCCAAATTCCAGAAAATTCcataattgaaaattgtaCTAATACGGATTTGTTAGCTATTGATAAACAATTTGATCCCATtagaaatgaaatttatgtaaagaattttaatctaacatttgaaaaagaatattttaatGTAAGTCATTAAAatctaatattttaaaaaaaaaaaaaaaaaaaaataaataaataataataaaaattataaaatttatatttagatTAATATTGGAcaagatttaaagaaatacAATGAATCATCGCCTTATGATACTTCTTTTACAACATTTGGAATGAATATTAATAGTTacaatttctttttgaatGGTCCAATCGATTTACAAGTAATgataaagaaaacaaaaagaattgATAGACATCAAGAAGAGACAATGAATTTTATTCCAAGTGTATTGGGTGCTGGAGAAAAAAGTAGCACATGTCCTGATTTCGGTGATAGAAGTAGAGGTTATCTTAATTGTTCAACTGTATCGGTATCAATTGTTTATGAGTCTAATATTGTCCCAACTTATAGAGAAGAAACAAAtatacaattatttaaaagaatattaaaagatatattttcaattggtaaattgATATTGACCTTGATGggattaataattatttattatcaaacaaagtttttatttaaagatcaAACAGCTTGGTTTGATAATGATGTAAGAGATGCAgttttatttcatttcaaTTACCATGAATTGGATCCAGCCGATGATGAGGAAAAACCACCAGGTTTCTTTGCAAGACAAttatctaaaataaaatcttttttttctaaaataataTCTGCAATCAAATATGTAGCCTGTTGTTGCTATCGTTGCCGTAGTAAACCAGTTCCAAAACCACCAAAAACCTTAACAAGACAAGAAAAGATTGCAAAGGAAACCAAAGGATCAGGTTGTCCAATATTAAGATTGTTTCAAGGTATTCCAAATCAAGATAAGTATAGTGGTTCAAttagtttaattaattcgATAAAATGGCTTTTGTTGGCTATTGTTGTAATTATATATGGTGTTTTCATTGCTATTCAAGATTCTAATAAtagattaattattttaaagttGGATAATCTTGATAAATTAGAAATTCCTGCAATTCAATTTAACTATACTGGAGACAATTTCtggttaaaaaattatcatgAATATTTACCATTTGGTCAAAGAAAGTTTTGTGGTATTAATAACACTGAACcaatttataatatcaaaaaatgtACATCCACCAATGGATTCCCAAATCAAACTCTAACTCTTAACGGTGATCATTTAACAAActtggaaattaaaaatgatacaatacaattaaaagaaaatcaatacTATGGATTCATTATTGAATCATCTGTTGCACTTTGGGATTTTTTCCCATCATTTGAACATGTTCATATTACAATGAACATAAATGGTATAGAGTATTACTTAAgaccattttcaaataatacaattcaTTTAGAGAAAAATGTCTATCATTATAGTAATGGTACTTCAATCACCTCTTATAATCCTAGAATTTTTCAAGCAcaagatgaaattaattatctTGGTAAAAATGCAAATTATACTTATTATTATGGTAACACCACTGTAAACTTTTTCTATTCCTCATCAAGTATTAAACATACATTTATTGAAGGTAAAACTGATTTAAGATTCAGAATTGTTTCTGATATTCTTGCATTTTTGACCCCTGTCAAAATTTTCTTTACTAATTTCTTTACATACTTGGTCATTCGTTTCGCTAATAAATATTCAACCGCCCATGTTGATTCATCAATAAGAGAAGCAATTCTTTACCATATGAGATATTatgaaaaatattcaaaaaaatttaaaaaaactggAAAAagtgtttaaataaaataataaaaaaaccacacaccaaatataataaaataaaatataaataattttttattatttttaaagaattaattccATTTCAAATTGCGAAACCCAAAAATCTAAACcaattcttttattaaagaaattttttaaattttcataac
It includes:
- the agnB gene encoding argonaut-like protein; its protein translation is MIPKKQKGFNGEPKSHQEIDRSQSPLKQRTNNNNYQQQPPQQQQKQQPQQPQQKKQQQKQQQKQQPQQPQQPQQPQQQKQQLQQPQQPQQYFQPRQTQNAWGKQNNSIPLEEQFQEVKPITQPQTPETTTTTTTTTTTTTNTTNTNLLVPRISRRDMVKDSDIENVAIVTAKSRTVQGKQISLISNFFPIVISDRKSLEFRIDFNPPQVTFDKRRKLIRELLSLNNISKEFYFYDGDSILYSPINININSQSIDGVQIFIRKVKEVNHRDKSSVNSQFFNIITKNNMRKMGFSLIGRNYYSPINKIKFEDYLLEVWKGFSTSVVSTESGTMLLADTSSKVVRSETVLDRIKYLRYDKDRCFDEIINSIVLTRYNNKTYRISNISWSSGVNDKMDGTTTFLQYYQRNYPNHKITDYRQPLLKSEVKFRGIKQTIFLIPELTFLTGLSDHMRKNFKLMAELAKHSNFDPSQRYQTLSNFISDINNNPKVSKSLEPWGITYQPALKVDGYVLSAPKNLPNDNKRQLNNIKWAFVVDRDEYERTRDCQTNLYNFINETGMSQPTTICYTDPRDKRPIQYSNIMENAIKTHGIQFFLMLIPQNQPEIYKEIKRKSLVQFKVLTQCIFPRTFYKGRSVTNKLKQQVIAKLGYAPWGLNQQIFNGVIPKKTMIIGIDVGHNSDMRGHSVVGFVATIDDKFQKYFSRSFVQKRPGKEIIDSLEEATKEAMSKYFSFNNCLPELVIVYRDGVGDGMLDLVNRSEIAAMKKGFAETPSSWGIKPKLMYVIVKKNTNARLFTADPIGNPPAGTLVDSKITHPNWYDFFLVSQVTNNGSVNPTHYHVLLDEQKMPADLFQLFTFQMCHLYFNFEKSVRVPATCQFAHKMAFLIGRTVFADAAPQLSDKLFFL